A segment of the Candidatus Pelagisphaera phototrophica genome:
ATTGCAATGATGGCCTTAAGGGAGGGCCCTTTTTGATCGTAGGCTTCGATACGGGCGAGGTAGCGCGTTACTAGCTCTTCCGAGGTAAGGGTTCCCGCATCAAAGGCGGCGTTTATGTCATCAATCGTAGCATTACTTAGATCGACAGTTTTCGCTTGAGTGTACGAAGTGAATGTCGGAGTAAGCACTAGTATAGCCAACAAATGTTTGGTATTCGATAAATATTTTCGAAATTTTGTATGCATTGACGGTTTTGGTTATTGTGAGTTAGAGTTGTTCAAGGGTACCATCTGAGAGAGTACTAGCTAGAAAGGCTGCCAAATTTGAGGCGAGGGCGATCAAGGCAAGTTTGTGAGTCTTAAGTTATTGCATTTATAGAAACGAGATCGATTTAATACGAGAATGTCTCCCCTGGAAGGGCTGGTGTGGCCATTGGAACCATCACATTGTCTGTAGCCGCCTCGAAACCAGAAGCGAGTTTGATGAGGGTTGGCTCGCTCCATGGCCTTCCCAAGATTTCGAGCCCAACGGGCAATCCATCCTCGGTAAATCCCATGGGTACAATAAACGCAGGCAGCCCGGTGACGGGACTCAGCTGATTTGGCGTGTATTGGCGTTCCGGATCGTTGCGAGGTCCAAGCTTCAGCGGACCATAGAGTTTGTGTGGGTAAATTAGTGCGTCTAGATCATATCTATCGATGAGGTCGATAACCATTTGGCGCAGAGTTTCCTTTCCTCTGAGCGTGGCTCGGTAAGCGAGGTCGCGGTCGAGATCGATAGGATTTTTCATGAGTTCGATATCGGAATCGCGAATGGGCAAATCGATGTGCTGCAGTAGCAATTCCTCGGCGGTTTTGTAAGGATAACTTGGTCCTTGGCGGGTTAGATATTGATTGATGGCCGCTATGCGTTCGAAGCGACTGGGAGAGGGATTTGAGCCAAGGTATCCAGGCAAGTTGATCCCAAGTGCAACAGGATCAAAGACGTACGCTCCATTCTCCTCGAACACCTTAATTGAATTCTTCGCCAGTTCGATAACTTGTTCATCGATGGGGGTGAAATCCCAAGCCTCTGAAAGCACGCCTACTCGAGCTCCTGCTAAGCCGTTGGAATCAATGAAACTAATGTAGGGTTCGAGAGGCATTTTTCCGAGGCTGTTTGCTGTCCAGAGGTCTTCAGAGTCAAAGCCTGCGATAGCATCGAGCGTAGCACAGACATCGTAGACACTTCGAGCCATCGGACCACCACGCTCGCCGGTGACGTAGCTCCACATTTGACCCGCACGACTGATCAATCCCGATGTCGTGGAAAGTCCGTAAAGATTTCCGTCAGAAGTTGGCGTACGGATAGAAAATCCGGTTTCACTTCCTAAACCTACTGTTCCAAAACGAGCGGCAAGTCCGCCAGAGGTGCCACTGCTCGACCAGCCTGGTGTCCGATCAAGGGCGAAGGGATTCTTAGTGTTTCCACCCAAGGTAGAAGAGGCTAGCATCTCCGGCCGTGTATACCAATCGCTTTGATTGGCTTTGGCTAAAATGATTGCACCAGCTTTTCGCAGGCGAGCCACGATCGTGCTGTCTCGATCGGGGATAACATGTTTAAGTGGACTATAGCCACCTGTGGTTGGCATGTCATTGGTGTCGAAAACATCCTTCGCTAAAACGGGAATGCCGTGCAAGGGCGATCGGGGTCCAGATAATCTATATTCTTTGTCAAGTGCTCTTGCGGTTTCGAGTGCTTTTTCGCTCAGCGAAAGGATCGATTTGATCTCTGGACCGGTCTGATCATAGGCTTCGATACGAGCTATGGATAGCTCGACTAGCTTTTCAGCCGTCAATGCACCCGCTTCCATAGCGGCCTGAATCTCCCTAATCCCAGCGGTGGTTAATGTGAAGCTATCTCCCTTGAGCGGGCCTGCAGTGATAATTTGTATCGAAATGGCTAATACAAATACATCAAGAATCTTTCTATATTTTGCTATCATCATATGCAGGTACAGTTACTAATGGCAAAATGGGGAAAGAACTTTCGAGATAGTGAGGGAGGGATGCGTTACTTGTTTGTTGATACTGGCCATTTTTGTCAGCTCTATCTAATGCACAACTATGTTGTTTTCGTATATAGTTTTTAGAATCCTTGAGAGCAACACCTTGTATTCGGTTGTCAAAGACGCCGAAAGCATGGGCGATGCCAAAATTCCCTTTTTTGCTCTAATTGAATTTTAATCCAAAAGATAGAGATCGATTTGAATAAAAGTGTAATATTTGGATATCGATCTATTACTGCCTACTATCGTTTAGCGATTTGATTTCTAATTTGTTAACGGTTGAAAGTTATTCATCCGTTATTGGCTTAAGAAGCTGTATTTTCGATTAACATGGCGTAGTTAAAATTTGCAAAATCAAGCATCGCTTTCCACCTTTGATCAAAATTAAACACCACGTGGGCATGACTCGTAAGCGAGGAGTTCAAAAAAGGATAGAGCCAGGTCGGGCTGATCTAATATTGATCTATCAGAAGCGGTAAAGTGGTACATGAAAGCCGCCGAGCAAGGGCATGCAGAATCCAAGCACGACCTCGGCCGGATGTATTACACTGGCGAAGGCGTTCTTCAAAATGACAAGGAATCGTTTAAGTGGTTTAGGAAAGCCGCTGAACAAGGCTGTGCCAGAGGTCAGGTAAACCTCGGCGTGTGTTACTTCCAAGGCATAGGCGTCTCTTAAGATTACAAACAAGGGTTTAGTGGTTCACGAAAGGTGCCAAGCAAGGTGATGCCGATGCTCAGTTCTACCTCGGCCTGATGTACCTCGTCGGCGAAGGCGTCCCTCAGGACTAAATTAGAGCCTATATGTGGTTCAATATTGCTGCGGCCAATGGATTTGAAGACGGTGCTAGAAACAGAGACATCGTCGCCAAAAAAATGACCTCCGACCAAACCGCCGATGCAGAAAGAATGGCACGCGAGACGGTGGAGGCCAACCCAAAGGTGATCGGTGAGCAAGGGGAAAATGAAAATCAACAAAGGACAGGTCAGGCGGCTCTAGAACCTTCTTTTCGCACCGATTTACGCAATCTTAGTAATCTGTGTGCCTGAGTTTTTCCAAGACCCAACTAAGCATTTTAGCCAAGACTTTATCGAAGGAATGTAGTCCAGCGAAATAGCAGAATAGAAGAGATCGCAGATAGATCAGGAGATTGAATTTAATGATTGCCAGTTTGTGCGAGGTTGGGGTAACATTCGGCCAGTGGTTCGCAAGCTGATTATCTTTTTCTTAATCTCTACAATTTTGCAGTTTTCCCAGGGCGGGGAACCTGTATTCGAGAAAATTCTATCCATCAAGATTCAGGTTGAGATGGATGATAATCATGGTGAATTCATGGACCTAAAATCTGGGTACTATCCTTACACGAAAGGAGAATTTTCTGGAGTAGCTGAAGGAGTCCTATTGCCCCAAGGCGGAGCTAGGAACCTGTATTCTGATTCGTATTTAGAAGGCAAGAGACTGATCGAGGATGAGATCATCATGGTCTTGCTGACTGATAGTGG
Coding sequences within it:
- a CDS encoding amidase family protein; this translates as MMIAKYRKILDVFVLAISIQIITAGPLKGDSFTLTTAGIREIQAAMEAGALTAEKLVELSIARIEAYDQTGPEIKSILSLSEKALETARALDKEYRLSGPRSPLHGIPVLAKDVFDTNDMPTTGGYSPLKHVIPDRDSTIVARLRKAGAIILAKANQSDWYTRPEMLASSTLGGNTKNPFALDRTPGWSSSGTSGGLAARFGTVGLGSETGFSIRTPTSDGNLYGLSTTSGLISRAGQMWSYVTGERGGPMARSVYDVCATLDAIAGFDSEDLWTANSLGKMPLEPYISFIDSNGLAGARVGVLSEAWDFTPIDEQVIELAKNSIKVFEENGAYVFDPVALGINLPGYLGSNPSPSRFERIAAINQYLTRQGPSYPYKTAEELLLQHIDLPIRDSDIELMKNPIDLDRDLAYRATLRGKETLRQMVIDLIDRYDLDALIYPHKLYGPLKLGPRNDPERQYTPNQLSPVTGLPAFIVPMGFTEDGLPVGLEILGRPWSEPTLIKLASGFEAATDNVMVPMATPALPGETFSY
- a CDS encoding tetratricopeptide repeat protein, coding for MDLSEAVKWYMKAAEQGHAESKHDLGRMYYTGEGVLQNDKESFKWFRKAAEQGCARGQVNLGVCYFQGIGVS
- a CDS encoding DUF3237 family protein gives rise to the protein MQFSQGGEPVFEKILSIKIQVEMDDNHGEFMDLKSGYYPYTKGEFSGVAEGVLLPQGGARNLYSDSYLEGKRLIEDEIIMVLLTDSGEKIYCEALGLILRDTDTDSNDFMHTSWRFRTASPNLAWLNTTVGIAKTRFFNEGSEYRAEHNIYRIVP